Below is a window of Pseudodesulfovibrio sp. 5S69 DNA.
CATCAGCCAGCTCGACTAGCCGCTGATTGATCGACTATAGAAAGTCCCTCCGGCCCTGCCGGAGGGACTTTTTTTGCCTCTCCCAGGCCACCCCCCTTCCCTCCACGCACTCGCGCGTGTGATGCGTGAAGCTGATTGTGCGTCTACGCAGGGAATGGTGCTGATGAGGAAAAGTCGTGGCCGCCTGCCCCGCGAAACGGGGACAAAAGGTGTTGGAGATTTTTAAGAACCTTTTTCAGTGGCGGCTGTTAGCGAGTCTTCGAGCTTTAGAGATGGGGCGACTGCAGCGATAAAGGTTCTTTAGCCGTCGAAGACGCCCGCCGGCCAGGCGCAAAAAAAAAGAGGGCAGCCAAGTGGCCGCCCTCTTTTTTTATAGCGTATGACGAGCCGGTTAGGCTTCGGCTTCTTCCTCACGGGGTTCGCTGGGGCCGAATCCGTAGAGGATGGGGCTGGCCACGAAGATGGAGGAGTACGTACCCACGGTGATGCCGATGAGCAGCGCCAGGGCGAAGTCGTGGATGACCGAGCCGCCCATGACGTACAGGCAGAGCACGACCAGAAGCGTGGTGCCCGAGGTCAGGATGGTGCGCGACAGGGTCTGGTTGACCGACAGGTTGATGATCTTGCCGAAGGTCAGCTTGCCCTGCTTGGCGATGGTGTTCTCGCGGATGCGGTCGAACACGATGATGGTGTCGTTGAGCGAGTAGCCGACGATGGTCAGCAGCGCGGCGATGATGGTCAGGTCGAACTCTTTGTTCATGATGGAGAACAGGCCGACCGTGATGAGCACGTCGTGTATGAGTGCCACCACCGCACCTAGGGCGTAGTTCAGCTTGAGGTACCAGCACAACCCCAGGGTGATGACCAGGGCGACCAGGATGAGCCAGCCCATGTCGAGGCCGAGAAGGCCTATGCCGTAGACGCCGCCGGCCAGGGCGGCGGCCATGACCGCTGCCGCGGTCCAGCGCTGTTCGAAGCGGCCGGAGATGTACACGGCGATAAGCAGGACCGCATAGAACAGTGCCTCAAGGGCCTGGGAGCGGAGGTCTGCACCGACCTTGGGGCCGACCATTTCGAGCCGTTGGATCTCGAAGCCCGCCTTGAGGTTGTCGGAGAGCGCCTTGTTGATCTTGGTCCGGACCTCTTCGGACGTGATGTTCGAAGAGGAGGTGCGGATCAGGTACTCGTGGTCGCCCTCAAGGCCGAGGGTCTGGACGACCAGGCCGGGCAGCTTGAGATCCGCCACCGCGTCCTTGATGTCGCCCACGCCGATGGCCT
It encodes the following:
- the secF gene encoding protein translocase subunit SecF translates to MGLQIIKPDTNLDFIGIRKIAFILSAVLILAGLGSLAIKGGPKYGIDFAGGMIVQVKIDKAIGVGDIKDAVADLKLPGLVVQTLGLEGDHEYLIRTSSSNITSEEVRTKINKALSDNLKAGFEIQRLEMVGPKVGADLRSQALEALFYAVLLIAVYISGRFEQRWTAAAVMAAALAGGVYGIGLLGLDMGWLILVALVITLGLCWYLKLNYALGAVVALIHDVLITVGLFSIMNKEFDLTIIAALLTIVGYSLNDTIIVFDRIRENTIAKQGKLTFGKIINLSVNQTLSRTILTSGTTLLVVLCLYVMGGSVIHDFALALLIGITVGTYSSIFVASPILYGFGPSEPREEEAEA